One genomic segment of Styela clava chromosome 3, kaStyClav1.hap1.2, whole genome shotgun sequence includes these proteins:
- the LOC120342426 gene encoding beta-1,4-galactosyltransferase 4-like translates to MKVAKKLHYIKRYMKIWIALVIFIYCILQRQYIISVLNNLTFHEDFDLEYFDVDDIDNTETIELSHLPNMARIKRKTILDYKPGHRPCRHYPRNLKGNLTSNIKINVTQTLPWDVIESSISRVYEGKFSPRNCKSRYNVAIIIPLRNRESQLKVLLAHMHPIWQRQNLDYTVYTITQAGEGLFNRAKLINVGVFEATKEQSYDCFVFHDVDLLLEDDRCLYWCDEENPRHISMYMDKFAYEPLSYSTTCRPASFFLENIIYYGGVSSMTPKQFNNVNGFSNFYWGWGGEDDDMYFRLKTAGYDVSNPYGQHCSFRMIAHEHESSNAENEARYTLLYHAASRMRKEGSNTLRYKLLSVKRFPLYVNITVDIGRPSMKMLKFMSRKMSWTEICIARVPWRINEIVCLAQPLQKKSVVILSHAKILLASNDQLRRSVWLKSDRRIIMGILNVAYPLKRYPEEKKYGLRVA, encoded by the exons ATGAAGGTTGCTAAAAAACTTCATTATATTAAACGCtatatgaaaatatggatagCTCTTGTTATTTTCATATACTGTATACTGCAGCGTCAGTATATAATATCTGTTTTGAATAACTTAACTTTTCACGAAGATTTTGACTTGGAATACTTTGATGTAGACGACATCGATAACACTGAAACGATAGAATTGAGCCATTTACCTAACATGGCTagaataaaacggaaaacaatTCTGGATTATAAACCAGGCCACCGCCCTTGTCGTCATTATCCTAGGAACTTGAAGGGAAATTTAACATCTAACATCAAGATCAACGTAACTCAAACTCTTCCGTGGGACGTTATAGAGTCTTCCATTTCCAGGGTTTACGAGGGAAAATTTTCTCCTAGAAATTGTAAATCACGCTACAATGTTGCAATCATAATTCCGTTGCGGAATCGTGAATCTCAATTAAAAGTATTATTAGCTCATATGCATCCTATATGGCAACGACAAAATCTTGATTACACTGTTTATACCATTACACAAGCAGGGGAGGGATTATTTAATAGAGCAAAACTTATCAACGTGGGAGTTTTTGAAGCTACGAAAG AGCAATCCTACGACTGTTTTGTGTTTCATGATGTTGACTTGTTGTTGGAAGATGACCGGTGTTTGTATTGGTGTGACGAAGAAAATCCTCGTCATATATCGATGTATATGGACAAATTTGCTTATGAACCACTCTCTTATTCGACAACATGTCGTCCAGCATCAT tttttttagaaaatattatatattacggCGGCGTGTCAAGTATGACACCAAAGCAGTTCAACAATGTCAAtggtttctcaaacttttattgGGGATGGGGAGGGGAAGATGATGACAtgtatttcagattgaaaactGCAG GATACGACGTGTCCAATCCATACGGTCAACATTGTTCATTTCGTATGATAGCGCATGAACACGAGTCTTCGAACGCTGAGAATGAAGCAAGATATACTCTGTTATATCATGCCGCTTCCAGAATGAGAAAAGAAGGCTCAAACACTTTGAG atacaaatTATTGTCTGTGAAGAGATTTCCACTGTACGTTAACATCACAGTTGATATAGGAAGACCATCCATGAAAATGTTAAAGTTTATGTCGAGAAAAATGTCTTGGACGGAAATATGCATTGCACGAGTTCCATGGCGAAT aAATGAAATTGTGTGCTTGGCTCAACCACTGCAGAAAAAATCTGTTGTTATTTTGTCGCACGCGAAGATATTATTGGCCAGTAACGATCAACTTCGCAGATCAGTATGGCTAAAATCAGATCGTAGGATCATTATGGGCATTTTGAATGTTGCATACCCACTGAAAAGGTATCCAGAGGAGAAAAAATATGGTTTACGAGTGGCATAA
- the LOC120346993 gene encoding zinc finger BED domain-containing protein 5-like isoform X2 — MSKRKYSENYIEYGFIAIEHRGDILPQCVICMKTLSNAALKPSLLKRHLETNHTDKMNRDKSYFERLGENVKRQRMDHTGQFYQKNAGIVKASYEVSLLVAQHKKAHVIAESLILPAAKILVRNLIGEESAAKLDSVSLSNNTVKRRIEEMSVDITDQVIAGVRNSKFGFALQLDESTDVTNCCQLLAYVRFIQNDTVKTELMLNHELSTTSKGKDIFNSLDNFFKENELDWGNLVGCTTDGAPSMLGRKSGFQALVKAVSPRVKDHDFQNDLQDEDFIAKLAYLSDIFETFNHLNLSFQGKNCTVADFVSKLGAFIRKLNLWRKNVENKRYDTSCCPYVTDPFSVDPADLLVGTGEQEELIDIQEDLEAKKQCKEYSAINFWLSMASSYPTLASHAIPQLLIFPSTWECEQGFSILMNIKSKNRNRLSAPGHDFRCAISNVMPRIDQLAQDKQKQKSH, encoded by the exons ATGTCGAAGCGAAAGTATAGTGAAAATTATATTGAGTATGGCTTCATTGCTATTGAACATCGAGGAGATATCTTACCTCAGTGCGTGATCTGTATGAAAACCCTTTCAAATGCAGCTTTGAAACCAAGTTTGCTTAAGCGACACCTTGAAACCAATCATACAGATAAGATGAACCGAGATAAGAGTTATTTTGAGCGACTTGGGGAGAACGTGAAGAGACAGCGCATGGATCACACAGGCCAGTTTTACCAAAAGAATGCGGGGATTGTAAAGGCATCCTACGAAGTATCTCTTCTGGTGGCCCAACACAAAAAAGCTCATGTCATTGCAGAGTCTCTTATTTTGCCTGCAGCTAAGATATTAGTCAGAAATTTGATTGGAGAAGAGTCAGCGGCAAAGTTGGATAGTGTTTCGCTTTCTAACAATACCGTGAAACGACGCATCGAGGAAATGTCAGTTGATATTACTGACCAGGTGATTGCAGGAGTAAGAAATTCGAAGTTTGGATTTGCCTTACAACTTGATGAATCGACAGATGTCACAAACTGCTGCCAACTGCTTGCCTACGTCCGCTTTATTCAGAACGATACTGTAAAAACGGAATTAATGTTGAATCATGAGCTGTCTACTACATCAAAAggaaaagatattttcaactctTTGGATAATTTTTTCAAGGAAAATGAATTAGATTGGGGAAATCTTGTCGGATGTACCACGGATGGGGCTCCCTCCATGCTCGGCAGAAAATCTGGATTTCAAGCCCTTGTCAAAGCAGTGTCACCTCGCGTC AAAGACCATGACTTTCAAAACGACCTGCAGGATGAGGATTTTATTGCGAAGTTGGCTTATTTGTCAGATATATTTGAAACATTCAATCACTTAAATTTGTCATTTCAAGGGAAAAACTGCACAGTCGCAGACTTTGTTTCAAAACTGGGAGCCTTTATCAGAAAGCTGAATTTATGGAGAAAAAATGTGGAAAACAAGCGCTATG ATACCTCATGCTGCCCATACGTCACAGATCCTTTCTCAGTGGACCCAGCCGACCTACTTGTTGGTACAGGGGAACAAGAGGAACTGATAGACATACAGGAGGATCTGGAAGCAAAAAAACAATGCAAAGAATATTCTGCAATAAACTTTTGGCTTAGTATGGCTTCTTCATACCCAACGCTAGCTTCTCACGCTATTCCACAACTACTGATTTTTCCTTCTACTTGGGAATGTGAGCAGGGATTTTCTATTCTTATGAACATCAAATCAAAAAATCGAAACCGACTAAGTGCCCCCGGACATGACTTCAGATGTGCTATTAGCAACGTTATGCCGCGCATCGATCAACTGGCGCAagacaaacaaaaacaaaaatcccATTAA
- the LOC120346993 gene encoding zinc finger BED domain-containing protein 5-like isoform X1: MSKRKYSENYIEYGFIAIEHRGDILPQCVICMKTLSNAALKPSLLKRHLETNHTDKMNRDKSYFERLGENVKRQRMDHTGQFYQKNAGIVKASYEVSLLVAQHKKAHVIAESLILPAAKILVRNLIGEESAAKLDSVSLSNNTVKRRIEEMSVDITDQVIAGVRNSKFGFALQLDESTDVTNCCQLLAYVRFIQNDTVKTELMLNHELSTTSKGKDIFNSLDNFFKENELDWGNLVGCTTDGAPSMLGRKSGFQALVKAVSPRVKDHDFQNDLQDEDFIAKLAYLSDIFETFNHLNLSFQGKNCTVADFVSKLGAFIRKLNLWRKNVENKRYGMFKFLSALEIEISDDLSREITQHLSLLTAELQHYFPDTSCCPYVTDPFSVDPADLLVGTGEQEELIDIQEDLEAKKQCKEYSAINFWLSMASSYPTLASHAIPQLLIFPSTWECEQGFSILMNIKSKNRNRLSAPGHDFRCAISNVMPRIDQLAQDKQKQKSH; the protein is encoded by the exons ATGTCGAAGCGAAAGTATAGTGAAAATTATATTGAGTATGGCTTCATTGCTATTGAACATCGAGGAGATATCTTACCTCAGTGCGTGATCTGTATGAAAACCCTTTCAAATGCAGCTTTGAAACCAAGTTTGCTTAAGCGACACCTTGAAACCAATCATACAGATAAGATGAACCGAGATAAGAGTTATTTTGAGCGACTTGGGGAGAACGTGAAGAGACAGCGCATGGATCACACAGGCCAGTTTTACCAAAAGAATGCGGGGATTGTAAAGGCATCCTACGAAGTATCTCTTCTGGTGGCCCAACACAAAAAAGCTCATGTCATTGCAGAGTCTCTTATTTTGCCTGCAGCTAAGATATTAGTCAGAAATTTGATTGGAGAAGAGTCAGCGGCAAAGTTGGATAGTGTTTCGCTTTCTAACAATACCGTGAAACGACGCATCGAGGAAATGTCAGTTGATATTACTGACCAGGTGATTGCAGGAGTAAGAAATTCGAAGTTTGGATTTGCCTTACAACTTGATGAATCGACAGATGTCACAAACTGCTGCCAACTGCTTGCCTACGTCCGCTTTATTCAGAACGATACTGTAAAAACGGAATTAATGTTGAATCATGAGCTGTCTACTACATCAAAAggaaaagatattttcaactctTTGGATAATTTTTTCAAGGAAAATGAATTAGATTGGGGAAATCTTGTCGGATGTACCACGGATGGGGCTCCCTCCATGCTCGGCAGAAAATCTGGATTTCAAGCCCTTGTCAAAGCAGTGTCACCTCGCGTC AAAGACCATGACTTTCAAAACGACCTGCAGGATGAGGATTTTATTGCGAAGTTGGCTTATTTGTCAGATATATTTGAAACATTCAATCACTTAAATTTGTCATTTCAAGGGAAAAACTGCACAGTCGCAGACTTTGTTTCAAAACTGGGAGCCTTTATCAGAAAGCTGAATTTATGGAGAAAAAATGTGGAAAACAAGCGCTATGGTATGTTTAAATTTCTGTCAGCCCTTGAAATAGAAATCAGTGATGACTTGTCCAGAGAAATTACCCAGCACCTCTCGCTGCTAACTGCTGAATTGCAGCATTACTTTCCAGATACCTCATGCTGCCCATACGTCACAGATCCTTTCTCAGTGGACCCAGCCGACCTACTTGTTGGTACAGGGGAACAAGAGGAACTGATAGACATACAGGAGGATCTGGAAGCAAAAAAACAATGCAAAGAATATTCTGCAATAAACTTTTGGCTTAGTATGGCTTCTTCATACCCAACGCTAGCTTCTCACGCTATTCCACAACTACTGATTTTTCCTTCTACTTGGGAATGTGAGCAGGGATTTTCTATTCTTATGAACATCAAATCAAAAAATCGAAACCGACTAAGTGCCCCCGGACATGACTTCAGATGTGCTATTAGCAACGTTATGCCGCGCATCGATCAACTGGCGCAagacaaacaaaaacaaaaatcccATTAA
- the LOC120342425 gene encoding sialate:O-sulfotransferase 2-like isoform X2: MGLGFVYDYTQPHIRKCSFYRTILSVAVTTLFCLTALIKLQYHKYLYNSVTSIDTVHMRKGTPTVSDTVTKVDVHVDIESVIRCKSQSMGCFNLAVMKEKIDRSEQSSLMSCLHDCSKSTYRYYGKIESTCYCANDSKHLVDIQSWTYCDKTSRQDKRIEIFHITESCHKGFPEALVPKYYVGCVPLLPQIFMFDKDKVFRTSAPSVEKCIYLCEERKFPLAMKSHEKTTCLCFEPRTVFRNATELETLLKQCDGSSKEKSFHLYHTYQENRFCSSRAFLEPNESPVTALASPPGSGNTWMRYLLEVATGIYSGSSYGDKRLRKGGFIGECTTYNSGRTLAVKDHFMKEKNRNYKRAIILLRNPFHALLADYHRKYSGHVGTVDDEKLTPEVFKAYISKSAPEWLRRLQRYFTHVKGDKVVVLYEDLVDNLLPQMRKVVNFFPRKLMEKYIPSLEDRLVCLILDHTGSFKRPKSEFPYYLFDEKVKTTIRKSLGELRNLFRQNNLGELPKSYSDT, translated from the exons ATGGGACTTGGATTCGTGTACGATTATACTCAACCACATATAAG AAAATGCTCGTTTTATAGGACAATTTTGTCTGTCGCCGTGACTACCCTTTTCTGCTTAACTGCATTGATCAAATTACAATATCACAAGTATTTATACAA CAGTGTAACTTCGATAGACACAGTTCATATGCGAAAAGGAACACCAACCGTTTCTGATACTGTCACAAAAGTAGACGTTCATGTTGATATAGAATCAGTTATTCGATGCAAATCACAAAGCATGGGGTGTTTCAATCTAGCGGTGATGAAGGAAAAAATTGATAGAAGTGAGCAAAGTTCTCTGATGTCATGTCTTCACGACTGTTCGAAAAG TACTTACCGTTACTACGGAAAAATAGAATCAACTTGCTATTGTGCGAATGATTCCAAACATTTGGTGGATATTCAATCATGGACATATTGCGACAAAACATCAAGACAAGATAAAAGAATCGAGATATTTCATATTACAGAATCGTGCCATAAAG GGTTTCCTGAAGCTCTTGTTCCAAAATATTACGTAGGTTGTGTTCCACTGCTACCCCAAATATTTATGTTTGACAAGGATAAGGTATTCAGAACAAGTGCGCCATCCGTCGAAAAATGCATATATTTGTGCGAAGAAAGAAAATTTCCACTCGCGATGAAGAGTCACGAAAAAACTACTTGCCTATGCTTTGAACCGAGGACAGT attTCGTAATGCCACGGAGTTGGAAACATTACTTAAACAATGTGACGGAAGCAGCAAAGAAAAATCTTTTCATCTTTATCACACTTACCAGGAAAATCGTTTTTGCTCGAGTCGCGCATTTTTAGAACCAAACGAATCTCCTGTGACTGCTCTCGCGAGTCCACCAGGATCGGGAAACACCTGGATGCGATATTTACTTGAAGTCGCTACTGGAATTTATTCAGGCTCATCTTATGGCGATAAAAGGTTGCGTAAAGGAG GTTTTATCGGCGAATGTACAACTTACAATTCTGGCAGGACATTGGCGGTAAAGGATCACTTCATGAAGGAGAAGAATCGAAATTACAAACGTGCAATAATACTTTTACGAAATCCATTTCATGCGTTACTGGCGGACTATCACAGAAAATATTCTGGTCATGTTGGGACAGTGGATGATGAAAAACTCACACCCGAAG TTTTCAAGGCGTATATTTCAAAGAGTGCACCGGAGTGGCTTCGCAGACTTCAAAGATATTTCACACACGTGAAAGGAGACAAAGTTGTTGTTTTATATGAAGATCTTGTGGACAATCTGCTGCCTCAGATGAGAAAAGTTGtcaatttttttccaagaaaGTTGATGGAAAAATATATTCCTAGTCTGGAAGACAGACTGGTGTGCCTAATTCTTGATCACACCGGGTCCTTCAAAAGACCAAAGTCGGAGTTCCCGTATTATCTTTTTGATGAAAAAGTAAAAACTACGATTCGAAAATCACTAGGCgaattaagaaatttatttaGGCAGAACAATTTGGGAGAGCTTCCAAAATCGTATTCTGATACATGA
- the LOC120342425 gene encoding sialate:O-sulfotransferase 2-like isoform X1, with protein sequence MLVKRRIYRHLLIVRMSTRKCSFYRTILSVAVTTLFCLTALIKLQYHKYLYNSVTSIDTVHMRKGTPTVSDTVTKVDVHVDIESVIRCKSQSMGCFNLAVMKEKIDRSEQSSLMSCLHDCSKSTYRYYGKIESTCYCANDSKHLVDIQSWTYCDKTSRQDKRIEIFHITESCHKGFPEALVPKYYVGCVPLLPQIFMFDKDKVFRTSAPSVEKCIYLCEERKFPLAMKSHEKTTCLCFEPRTVFRNATELETLLKQCDGSSKEKSFHLYHTYQENRFCSSRAFLEPNESPVTALASPPGSGNTWMRYLLEVATGIYSGSSYGDKRLRKGGFIGECTTYNSGRTLAVKDHFMKEKNRNYKRAIILLRNPFHALLADYHRKYSGHVGTVDDEKLTPEVFKAYISKSAPEWLRRLQRYFTHVKGDKVVVLYEDLVDNLLPQMRKVVNFFPRKLMEKYIPSLEDRLVCLILDHTGSFKRPKSEFPYYLFDEKVKTTIRKSLGELRNLFRQNNLGELPKSYSDT encoded by the exons ATGCTGGTGAAGCGTAGGATTTACAGGCATTTACTCATCGTTAGAATGAGTACAAG AAAATGCTCGTTTTATAGGACAATTTTGTCTGTCGCCGTGACTACCCTTTTCTGCTTAACTGCATTGATCAAATTACAATATCACAAGTATTTATACAA CAGTGTAACTTCGATAGACACAGTTCATATGCGAAAAGGAACACCAACCGTTTCTGATACTGTCACAAAAGTAGACGTTCATGTTGATATAGAATCAGTTATTCGATGCAAATCACAAAGCATGGGGTGTTTCAATCTAGCGGTGATGAAGGAAAAAATTGATAGAAGTGAGCAAAGTTCTCTGATGTCATGTCTTCACGACTGTTCGAAAAG TACTTACCGTTACTACGGAAAAATAGAATCAACTTGCTATTGTGCGAATGATTCCAAACATTTGGTGGATATTCAATCATGGACATATTGCGACAAAACATCAAGACAAGATAAAAGAATCGAGATATTTCATATTACAGAATCGTGCCATAAAG GGTTTCCTGAAGCTCTTGTTCCAAAATATTACGTAGGTTGTGTTCCACTGCTACCCCAAATATTTATGTTTGACAAGGATAAGGTATTCAGAACAAGTGCGCCATCCGTCGAAAAATGCATATATTTGTGCGAAGAAAGAAAATTTCCACTCGCGATGAAGAGTCACGAAAAAACTACTTGCCTATGCTTTGAACCGAGGACAGT attTCGTAATGCCACGGAGTTGGAAACATTACTTAAACAATGTGACGGAAGCAGCAAAGAAAAATCTTTTCATCTTTATCACACTTACCAGGAAAATCGTTTTTGCTCGAGTCGCGCATTTTTAGAACCAAACGAATCTCCTGTGACTGCTCTCGCGAGTCCACCAGGATCGGGAAACACCTGGATGCGATATTTACTTGAAGTCGCTACTGGAATTTATTCAGGCTCATCTTATGGCGATAAAAGGTTGCGTAAAGGAG GTTTTATCGGCGAATGTACAACTTACAATTCTGGCAGGACATTGGCGGTAAAGGATCACTTCATGAAGGAGAAGAATCGAAATTACAAACGTGCAATAATACTTTTACGAAATCCATTTCATGCGTTACTGGCGGACTATCACAGAAAATATTCTGGTCATGTTGGGACAGTGGATGATGAAAAACTCACACCCGAAG TTTTCAAGGCGTATATTTCAAAGAGTGCACCGGAGTGGCTTCGCAGACTTCAAAGATATTTCACACACGTGAAAGGAGACAAAGTTGTTGTTTTATATGAAGATCTTGTGGACAATCTGCTGCCTCAGATGAGAAAAGTTGtcaatttttttccaagaaaGTTGATGGAAAAATATATTCCTAGTCTGGAAGACAGACTGGTGTGCCTAATTCTTGATCACACCGGGTCCTTCAAAAGACCAAAGTCGGAGTTCCCGTATTATCTTTTTGATGAAAAAGTAAAAACTACGATTCGAAAATCACTAGGCgaattaagaaatttatttaGGCAGAACAATTTGGGAGAGCTTCCAAAATCGTATTCTGATACATGA
- the LOC120343368 gene encoding sialate:O-sulfotransferase 2-like isoform X1, with the protein MLVKRRIYRHLLIVRMSTRKCSFHWTILSVAVPTLFCFIALIKLQYHKYLYNSVTSIDTVHMRKGTPTFSDTVTKVDVHVDIESVIRCKSQSMGCFNLAVMKEKIDRSEQSSLMSCLHDCSKSTYRYYGKIESTCYCANDSKHLADIQSWTYCDKTSRRDKRIEIFHITEPCHKGFPEALVQKYYVGCVPLLPQMFMFDKERVFRTSAPSIEKCIYLCEERKFSLAMKSHEKTICLCFEPRTVFRNATELETLLKQCEGSSKEKSFHLYHTYQENRFCSSRAFLEPNESPVTALASPPGSGNTWMRYLLEVATGIYSGSSYGDKKLRKGGFIGECTTYNSGRTLAVKDHFKKKKNRNYERAIILLRNPFHALLADYHRKYSGHVATVDDEKLTPEVFKAYISKSAPEWLRRLQRYFTHIKGDKVVVLYEDLVDNLLPQMRKVVNFFPRKLIEKYIPSPEDRLVCLILDHTGSFKRPKSEFPYYLFDEEVKTTIRKALDKLRNLLRQNNLGELPKSYSDT; encoded by the exons ATGCTGGTGAAGCGTAGGATTTACAGGCATTTACTCATCGTTAGAATGAGTACAAG AAAATGCTCGTTTCATTGGACAATTTTGTCTGTCGCCGTGCCTACCCTTTTCTGCTTTATTGCATTGATCAAATTACAATATCACAAGTATTTATACAA CAGTGTAACTTCGATAGACACAGTTCATATGCGAAAAGGAACACCAACCTTTTCTGATACTGTCACAAAAGTAGACGTTCATGTTGATATAGAATCAGTTATTCGATGCAAATCACAAAGCATGGGGTGTTTCAATCTAGCGGTAATGAAGGAAAAAATTGATAGAAGTGAGCAAAGTTCTCTGATGTCATGTCTTCACGACTGTTCGAAAAG TACTTACCGTTACTACGGGAAAATAGAATCAACTTGCTATTGTGCAAATGATTCCAAACATTTAGCTGATATTCAATCATGGACATATTGCGACAAAACATCAAGACGAGATAAAAGAATCGAGATATTTCATATTACAGAACCATGCCATAAAG GGTTTCCTGAAGCtcttgttcaaaaatattacgTAGGTTGTGTTCCACTGCTACCTCAAATGTTCATGTTTGATAAGGAGAGGGTATTCAGAACAAGTGCGCCATCCATCGAGAAATGCATATATTTATGcgaagaaagaaaattttctcTTGCGATGAAGAGTCACGAAAAAACTATTTGCCTATGCTTCGAACCGAGGACAGT ATTTCGTAATGCCACGGAGTTGGAAACATTACTTAAACAATGTGAAGGAAGCAGCAAAGAAAAATCTTTTCATCTGTATCACACTTACCAGGAAAATCGTTTTTGCTCAAGTCGCGCATTTTTAGAACCAAACGAGTCTCCTGTGACTGCTCTCGCGAGTCCACCAGGATCGGGAAACACCTGGATGCGATATTTACTTGAAGTCGCTACTGGGATTTATTCAGGCTCATCTTACGGGGATAAAAAGTTGCGTAAAGGAG GTTTCATCGGCGAATGTACAACATACAATTCTGGCAGGACATTGGCGGTAAAGGATCATTTTAAGAAAAAGAAGAATCGAAATTACGAACGTGCAATAATACTTTTACGAAATCCATTTCATGCGTTACTGGCGGACTATCACAGAAAATATTCTGGTCATGTTGCAACAGTGGATGATGAAAAACTCACACCCGAAG TTTTTAAAGCGTATATTTCAAAGAGTGCACCGGAGTGGCTTCGCAGACTTCAAAGATATTTCACACACATTAAAGGAGACAAGGTGGTTGTTTTATATGAAGATCTTGTGGACAATCTGCTGCCTCAGATGAGAAAAGTAGtcaatttttttccaagaaaGTTGATAGAGAAATATATTCCTAGCCCGGAAGACAGACTGGTGTGTCTAATTCTTGATCACACCGGGTCGTTTAAAAGACCAAAGTCGGAATTCCCGTATTATCTTTTTGATGAAGAAGTAAAAACTACGATTCGAAAAGCCCTTGACAAATTAAGAAATTTACTTAGGCAGAATAATTTGGGAGAGCTTCCAAAATCGTATTCTGATACATGA
- the LOC120343368 gene encoding sialate:O-sulfotransferase 2-like isoform X2 has protein sequence MLVKRRIYRHLLIVRMSTSSVTSIDTVHMRKGTPTFSDTVTKVDVHVDIESVIRCKSQSMGCFNLAVMKEKIDRSEQSSLMSCLHDCSKSTYRYYGKIESTCYCANDSKHLADIQSWTYCDKTSRRDKRIEIFHITEPCHKGFPEALVQKYYVGCVPLLPQMFMFDKERVFRTSAPSIEKCIYLCEERKFSLAMKSHEKTICLCFEPRTVFRNATELETLLKQCEGSSKEKSFHLYHTYQENRFCSSRAFLEPNESPVTALASPPGSGNTWMRYLLEVATGIYSGSSYGDKKLRKGGFIGECTTYNSGRTLAVKDHFKKKKNRNYERAIILLRNPFHALLADYHRKYSGHVATVDDEKLTPEVFKAYISKSAPEWLRRLQRYFTHIKGDKVVVLYEDLVDNLLPQMRKVVNFFPRKLIEKYIPSPEDRLVCLILDHTGSFKRPKSEFPYYLFDEEVKTTIRKALDKLRNLLRQNNLGELPKSYSDT, from the exons ATGCTGGTGAAGCGTAGGATTTACAGGCATTTACTCATCGTTAGAATGAGTACAAG CAGTGTAACTTCGATAGACACAGTTCATATGCGAAAAGGAACACCAACCTTTTCTGATACTGTCACAAAAGTAGACGTTCATGTTGATATAGAATCAGTTATTCGATGCAAATCACAAAGCATGGGGTGTTTCAATCTAGCGGTAATGAAGGAAAAAATTGATAGAAGTGAGCAAAGTTCTCTGATGTCATGTCTTCACGACTGTTCGAAAAG TACTTACCGTTACTACGGGAAAATAGAATCAACTTGCTATTGTGCAAATGATTCCAAACATTTAGCTGATATTCAATCATGGACATATTGCGACAAAACATCAAGACGAGATAAAAGAATCGAGATATTTCATATTACAGAACCATGCCATAAAG GGTTTCCTGAAGCtcttgttcaaaaatattacgTAGGTTGTGTTCCACTGCTACCTCAAATGTTCATGTTTGATAAGGAGAGGGTATTCAGAACAAGTGCGCCATCCATCGAGAAATGCATATATTTATGcgaagaaagaaaattttctcTTGCGATGAAGAGTCACGAAAAAACTATTTGCCTATGCTTCGAACCGAGGACAGT ATTTCGTAATGCCACGGAGTTGGAAACATTACTTAAACAATGTGAAGGAAGCAGCAAAGAAAAATCTTTTCATCTGTATCACACTTACCAGGAAAATCGTTTTTGCTCAAGTCGCGCATTTTTAGAACCAAACGAGTCTCCTGTGACTGCTCTCGCGAGTCCACCAGGATCGGGAAACACCTGGATGCGATATTTACTTGAAGTCGCTACTGGGATTTATTCAGGCTCATCTTACGGGGATAAAAAGTTGCGTAAAGGAG GTTTCATCGGCGAATGTACAACATACAATTCTGGCAGGACATTGGCGGTAAAGGATCATTTTAAGAAAAAGAAGAATCGAAATTACGAACGTGCAATAATACTTTTACGAAATCCATTTCATGCGTTACTGGCGGACTATCACAGAAAATATTCTGGTCATGTTGCAACAGTGGATGATGAAAAACTCACACCCGAAG TTTTTAAAGCGTATATTTCAAAGAGTGCACCGGAGTGGCTTCGCAGACTTCAAAGATATTTCACACACATTAAAGGAGACAAGGTGGTTGTTTTATATGAAGATCTTGTGGACAATCTGCTGCCTCAGATGAGAAAAGTAGtcaatttttttccaagaaaGTTGATAGAGAAATATATTCCTAGCCCGGAAGACAGACTGGTGTGTCTAATTCTTGATCACACCGGGTCGTTTAAAAGACCAAAGTCGGAATTCCCGTATTATCTTTTTGATGAAGAAGTAAAAACTACGATTCGAAAAGCCCTTGACAAATTAAGAAATTTACTTAGGCAGAATAATTTGGGAGAGCTTCCAAAATCGTATTCTGATACATGA